The segment CATAGGTCAGTGGCACCAGATGCAGATTGCGCAGGCTCAGGCCAATCCCGCTATACTCTTGCCGTTCTACCGGCGTTTCCGGCGTCACCGACAAACCATCACGTTGCGCCTGATCGGCAACCAGATGGATGTTCATCGGTACAACAGCCACCAACCAGAACAACAGTATCGTCCCGACTACAGTCAAAACCGGCAGCACAGATTTCACAGTCCCCCCTCCGGCTTCATCTTACCCTCAAACGTCATCCCAACTGGATCACACACGCCGCGCTCACTCATCCAGATGCCCCGCACGCAAGCCTTCCCTCACACGGTGGGCAATCTCCAGAAATTCCGCACTGTCGCGGATGTCCAAAGGGCGTTCTTTCGGAAAAGGGCTTTCAATCACGTCCGTAATGCGACCCGGCCGCGGCGACATTACTACGATCTTGGTGCTCAGATACACCGCTTCCGGTATCGAGTGCGTCACAAAGGCAATCGTCTTTTCCGTGCGCGCCCAAAGCTTTAGCAACTGTTCGTTCAAATGATCCCGAACAATCTCGTCCAGCGCCCCGAACGGTTCGTCCATCAGCAAGATATCCGCGTCAAAACTCAACGCCCGCGCAATACTCGCCCGCTGCTGCATCCCGCCCGACAACTGCCAGGGGAACTTTCGCTCGAACCCTTCCAGATCGACCAATTCCAACACGCGCTCGACCCGCTTGGCCTGCTCCGCCTTCGAAATCCCCATAATCTCAAGCGGCAACCGGATATTCCCGCCAATCGTACGCCACGGATATAACCCCGCCGCCTGAAAGACATAGCCATAGGCGCGGCTCCGGCGGGCTTCCTCGGGCGAGACCCCGTTCACGGTCACGCTCCCGCCTGTGGGCTGTTCCAAATCCGCCATCACCCGCAGGAACGTCGTTTTTCCACAGCCAGACGGGCCAATGAAGCTAACGAAATCCCCTTGCTTGATTTCAAGGTTCACGTCCTTCAGCGCATGGATCGGCCCGTCATTCGTTTCGAACGTCAGGTTTAGGTTTCGGGCGCTGATCACGCTCTTTTCACTGCTCACTATGTCTTCCCCCAATCCGCTGGCCTAGATGCCCGCCGGAATATTCAACGGATCACGCTTGATCATCTTCGGGCTGGTCAAGGCCTTCCACTTGCTCAACGCAACATTCGCGCTCGGGAACGCAGGACGTGGAATGAACTTGCCCCGACCCGGCTGCGGCTGGCTGTTCTGCCCCCATGCCCAGATCACATCACCGCGGCTCAAGGTATAGCGCGCGTTCGCCGTCACCTCGAACCCTTCAAACACGTTGTAATCCAAAATCGAATGATGGTTGGCGGGGCTGATCGTCTTGCTCAGCTTCGGGTCCCACACCACAATATCCGCATCCGCCCCTTCCACAATCGCCCCCTTGCGCGGGTAGATGTTCAGGATCTTGGCGACATTGGTCGAGGTCGCCGCGACAAACTCGTTCGGCGTCAAACGTCCGGTCTCAACCCCTTCGGTCCACAGCACGCTCAAACGCTCCTCCAAACCATTGGACCCGTTCGGGATGATGCGAAAATCATCGCGCCCCGCACGTTTCTGCGCGGTGCTGAACGCCGCGTGATCCGTGGCAACAACCTGTAACGATCCCGCCTGCAAGCCGGCCCACAACGAATCCTGATGGTCCTTGCTGCGAAACGGCGGCGACATCACCCGCCGCGCCGCGTGGTCCCAATCTTTGTTGAAATACTCGCTCTCGTCCAAGGTCAGAAACTGGATCAACGGCTCGCCATATACCCGCATGCCCTTTTGGCGCGCACGGCGAATGGCCTCATGGGTCTGCTCACAAGACACGTGAACGATGTACAGGGGCACCCCCGCCGTATCCGCAATCGTGATCGCCCGGTTCGCCGCTTCACCTTCCAACTCAGGCGGGCGGGAATAGGCATGGCCCTCCGGCCCCGTGATCCCCTGATCGAAATACTTCTGCTGCAACTCCGCAACCAGATCACCGTTTTCCGCATGCACCATCGGCAAGGCACCCAGC is part of the Sulfitobacter geojensis genome and harbors:
- the hydA gene encoding dihydropyrimidinase; the protein is MSKVIKGGQVCTADRTWKADVLIEGEKIVQIGENLVGDEYIDAEGAYVIPGGIDPHTHLEMPFMGTTAAETFETGTWAAACGGTTMVVDFCLPGEDGSIKNAINEWHRKSAPQICSDVGYHMAITGWDENVFNEMKDAVEMGVNSFKHFMAYKGALMIEDDEMFASFKRCAELGALPMVHAENGDLVAELQQKYFDQGITGPEGHAYSRPPELEGEAANRAITIADTAGVPLYIVHVSCEQTHEAIRRARQKGMRVYGEPLIQFLTLDESEYFNKDWDHAARRVMSPPFRSKDHQDSLWAGLQAGSLQVVATDHAAFSTAQKRAGRDDFRIIPNGSNGLEERLSVLWTEGVETGRLTPNEFVAATSTNVAKILNIYPRKGAIVEGADADIVVWDPKLSKTISPANHHSILDYNVFEGFEVTANARYTLSRGDVIWAWGQNSQPQPGRGKFIPRPAFPSANVALSKWKALTSPKMIKRDPLNIPAGI
- a CDS encoding ABC transporter ATP-binding protein, with amino-acid sequence MSSEKSVISARNLNLTFETNDGPIHALKDVNLEIKQGDFVSFIGPSGCGKTTFLRVMADLEQPTGGSVTVNGVSPEEARRSRAYGYVFQAAGLYPWRTIGGNIRLPLEIMGISKAEQAKRVERVLELVDLEGFERKFPWQLSGGMQQRASIARALSFDADILLMDEPFGALDEIVRDHLNEQLLKLWARTEKTIAFVTHSIPEAVYLSTKIVVMSPRPGRITDVIESPFPKERPLDIRDSAEFLEIAHRVREGLRAGHLDE